In Littorina saxatilis isolate snail1 linkage group LG8, US_GU_Lsax_2.0, whole genome shotgun sequence, a single genomic region encodes these proteins:
- the LOC138973288 gene encoding uncharacterized protein isoform X1: MEPFEREQPGVAPKRNENSRMMKPYTHFSPEVDSHLSAPMIITAQPVQQRCQHQGQTEPATTCTMVMSVVSTLCCCLCFGIAAIAATIGATSEIRDGQYSKARRKLNIARVFIALSIVTGSVIIVWYCVNKYQGYGKHDTDQDMYKP, from the exons ATGGAGCCTTTTGAACGAG AACAACCCGGGGTAGCGCCCAAAAGGAACGAGAACTCACGGATGATGAAGCCCTACACACATTTCAGTCCGGAAGTTGATAGTCATCTGTCCGCTCCCATGATCATCACTGCTCAACCTGTCCAGCAACGTTGT CAACATCAAGGACAAACCGAACCTGCCACAACGTGTACCATGGTGATGTCTGTTGTGAGCACACTCTGCTGCTGCCTTTGCTTTGGTATTGCTGCCATTGCGGCGACCATCGGG GCGACTTCCGAAATACGTGATGGCCAATACTCCAAGGCGCGCAGGAAGCTGAACATTGCTCGGGTTTTCATCGCACTCTCTATAGTGACCGGCAGTGTCATCATCGTATGGTATTGTGTGAACAAG TACCAGGGCTATGGGAAACACGACACAGACCAAGATATGTACAAACCCTAA